The nucleotide sequence CCAAGGCTTTCTTCTGGTTCGTACCCAATTGAAGTTCTTAGAGAATTGGAAAAGGTCGGAGCTTTGAAGCAGGTTTTGAGCTTGTTGGGGACTGGTCTCTGAGCTGCGAATTGGGTTTTGTTGATTTTCCATGGAAGCTGAAACTGGTGGGAGCTGGAGGCCGTGTAGAAGGCAGATTGCATGAGAGTTAACTGTGAAAAATTAAGGTTTCTAATGAATTGGGGCTAATTTTCGCGCCAAGTGATGGCGTGGTTTCGGTGGTGGAGGGTTTGGGGTTTTGGAGCGTAGAACCACTTAAATACTGATGACcgagatcttttttttttttttttttctcttcttttcattataaaaataaataaattgagagACAATATTCCCAATTTCAGAAAGAGATGATGAGGGGCAATGGTTTCGGTGGTGGAGGGTTTGGGGTTTTGGAGCGTAGAACCACTTAAATACTGATGACcgagatctttttttttttttttctcttcttttcattataaaaataaataaattgagagATAATATTCCCAATTTCAGAAAGAGATGATGAGGGGCAATGGACTTGCTCTTCAAAATACTTTGTAGCTATTGTGTTTATGATCGGAATTGTTTATGTTACATATTactataaaaatgttattttttttttcaaaaaaaaaaattaaaattaagattacttagtcaattcattgtaacaaataaatagaCAGTTCGTGATCCTTTTATCGAATTCAtctatatgttttgtttttatacatCCATAACATGCAAACCTCTATATATATCCAAagggattcccatttttctttttaaaaatggGGATTCGGTGTGGGCCcaccacatcgaactttaacgatttgaaccgtctattttgtaagtcttgatTCATAGATTATCATTGcagaaattcaattcaatccgaatccatttacctatttaattatcaagataaaatttcattgtttcttatataacaaagtattcattaatttctttgaactcaattatgtcttaaacatttccgatttggctaatattttgcaagaaaagatttcattgtttcttatataacaaagtattcgttaatttatttgaactcaattagatgtcttaaacatttccgatttggctaatattttgcaagaatgatctatgaggtgcaacttgaaaaatgaaTAGTTTGGATCATTAAAATTCGATGTGGTGTTAACCCTATAGCTAAtctctatttttataaaaaaaagaaaaaaagaaaaaaagaatccCTCCCCTTAAAGGTTGCTATATATACTCTAAATACTGTTAACTCAAAGCTATCAGGTTTGAATCTTGAAAAAAGTGGGTGCTCTTGTTGCACTTGATCTTGCCATCaccaattttcttcttcctgtTCAGCTCTTTCTCTACTAAGCAGGGGAATTGTCAGAAATACAGAACCATTAACTATGCGTTTGGTGTTTTAGGCATTTGAAGGAATGTATGTCTTATATACACCTTTATGAATACTCAGTGTTCTAAAAAAGGGCCTAGGCGGCAGCCTAGGCGCTCCACGGTTGGTTGCCGTTCCGATTAAGGCCTAATCTGTAGAAAAATTGGATCACCCACTAGCCGGCGTTAGGCGGGGCAAGGAGCTAGGTAAGACAAGGCGACGTTGGGAGTCAGCAGATCAACTAAGTTTTTGGAGCCGCACCACTTCATTTATTAGCCATCTGGGTAAAAAAAGGTTGAGCAGGtcaagaagagaagaagaagacgatgaaACCTTTTAAAATAACCTAAGGTTAAACGACGTCGTCagttggtttgttttagtgagAATTTAATGGGCTTCCAATCACTTTAATGGGCTTGTCCACCCAAATAGTAAAGTCCAAAATAAACCTAGTCAATCTGTTAATGAGAGTtgtcaattaattatttattatactACCTATTAATTAAAGAACATTCTTTGTGAactaaaaactaatgaaaatggaaGCATAGTTTTTATGAGTAAATATgtacatattaaaataataaatactaaatttacttaaatccgcttaggccacctaggcgctaggccctagttcaccgcccgactagcgtctaggttttttagaaccttatgAATACtttatcaattttttattttctagaggTGGGACACTTATTTAACAGCGGTAGATAGTTGAAATGGTGTTTTTATTTCCAACATTGAAATTTTCGAATTATAatatttgcaaaaaattagatcGGAAATGGAATGTAATTACAGATTCTTTGAATTCTAAATTTTTGATCTGAAATTTAACCAAGCGTTATGAACTTATtctgataaaaaaatattttgaaaatttctgattttaaaagttaaaaaattattagaacCCTAAATATAATAGGTAATACATATATCTAAGGTGGAAATAAAAAGAAGGGTCACTGCATTGTCCAATGGATCCTCTCATCATGTACAGCAAAAAGGTATTCAGAAAAACAAATGAGTAATTGGAGGCCTCCACTGCTTTCTTTTGCAGGAGAAGCGTGTGATGAGGTGAAGCTTCATCTACAACTACGACGCTTCTCTTTCAGTTTCTCgactccaattgatccaccgtCATTGCTTGCCTTCCTCGAAACAAAAATGAATGAACAAAACATGTCTAAGACTCTTTAAGTTATGAAGAAGGCAGACCTAATGGAACAGAAACTCACAACATAATACATCGCTTACCTGGTCACAAGGCGCAAATATTCGCAGCTTCTGGCTTGCGGTAAAAGGCAACTTCAAATAGCTCAACCTTGTTAACCAAGACAAAGACACAAACATCATCAAGTTTCAAATCATTGTCTTGCCTAAATGCCGACCACCCGCCTATGAATCTGCCTTTTGGACCTTCATACACCAAATTGACAGGCCAAGTTCTCCCATCCGAAACACAAAGGGTAAGGTTACTAGGGTGGTCAGCGAGATGTGTCTTGACAAACTTATATGGCACACACTGGAAGAGGAAAGGAAAAACGGAAAGCATGAATGACAACATAAAATTCATGATGTGAATatattatgtgtgtgtgtatatatatatatatacacgtatgATTTTGTTTGTTCTGTGAATGTGTCATTGCTTACTTCTGTTCAAACGTGTACAAATAGAAGTTAGCAGAACTTGCGATGGGTCAGCAGGGTTTTCTATAGAAATCTTACAGTATTACGGTGATGGATAGACGAGTACGGCATTACAACTTTGAAAAAAAGGGTTTGCAGAATTGAAACCGTCGGCTCTCTGAAGTGGATTGTCTTCCCaaaacgaaaaagaaagaagaaaacaagtGTATGTTATGCAGAGGGCAGACAGAGAACAGAAATTGATAAACTTAGCAGATTACTTACCTGCTGGGGACGAGATGTGATgattttcagcttcttccttgcGGTAAAAGACAGcttcaaataaaaattcaatcttGTTAATCAAGACAAAGACACACACATCGCCAACATATAACTCATTGTCTCGCACAAATGTGATCCAACCAGCTAAGAATTGGCACCCTCTTGTTTGAAATCCCACTTTCACTCGCCAGGTTCTCCCATCTGAAACCCGAAGAGTAATGGTACTAGGCTGCTCAATGAGATGTGCATTAACAAATTTAGAAGGCACGGTCTGaaaagatgaaaaataaaaaggaaaacatgAGAGACTAATAAAATTTAAGGAGAGAATAATAGTGATTTAACTTTATATCTAAAAATATCATTGCTCAATTCTTTTCAGTTCCACATAGACGTATGTAAATAGAAGTTAGAAGTTGTAATGGCCTCCAACGGTTGTTTCCATAAAAAAAGCTTACCAAGTAACATCTATGGATATACGTGTCCCGCATTTCAACCTTGAAAAAAGGGTTTTCAGATCCAAAAACATTGTCTCTCCGACGGGAATAAGCTTTCCCAGTACTTGTAGCCACCGCGGATGCATCAATGTTTGAGAATCAGTATCATCAGTTGCTTCATAGCCTTCATCTTGTATGGGAGTAGTTCCTTGACTAGTCCTAGTTCCATAAGTGGAGCCTTTTAGGCCTCGATTATCTACATTCTGATTTTCATGATTTCTTGGGGTCTTTCTCTGAATTACATGATCATGTCCCTTTTCATGAAGTCTCTCGGTTTTCCCAGTCACTGTTACAAACTCTTTTTTGCAGCCATTTCTTCCATATATGTCAACGTAGAATCTCAAATTAAAGGCATATCGAAAaacaaggaattcacaaatctCTAAACCATTGTCATGAACAAATTTCTTCCAACCCTTTTGGAAAAAGAACCTGTCATTAATTTTTTCCACATTAACACACCAAGTCCCAGCTGAGGTTCGAAGGTGGAACTGCTGAGGTACGTTTCCATTAAAATGCATGAGAAAAGCCGCCGGGATTTGCTGTAACAAAAGACTCGGATGTAGATTATCAATCTACAATGTAAACGTTGAAGACAGGAATGCATTAAAAGTTCTAAGCAAAGAGCTATGATAAATATGTGATGTAGTCATCAAGTACATATTTTTGTCACAGATAGAAATTTATGCCCAAAGAGTGACAATGAAAGTCATTTGAAGGGGGGATTTCTTATAGCATAAACAATTCAATAACTTTACCAATTACATATTCTTGGGATTTTAGTCTGCCTTCAATGAAGAGGTAGGGTTTAAGGGGTGCACGCATATATAGGACGCCTCTCACTAAAGGATGAGGCCTACGAGCTGACGTTAGCAAACAACCCTACCAAAATTTCTCTTCAGGGTTTAAGAGACTTTGGGAGGTTTAAGACTCCTTTATTACATAACCAAATAATTAGACTCCAAAAGACaaaatatgaagaaaacaaCGGTGATTTTTATGTGAAGCATATAATAGAGTATAAATAGGAGGTAGACGTTCCAACTGGCTAGAAAATTCACCTAAAAGAACCTTGAAAAAGGAGGGTTTTCTTCTTGATCTTCTTGCCATTTCGaattttcgttttttttcacttctctctcttctgAAAACGGAGGAATAATGGTGGAGAGAAAGTACTCTCCTCTTTTTGCGAATTTACGTTCCCCAAAAAGCAACGGTGGTGTGCCTAAAAAGTAACGGTGGTCTGGAGTAGGTGAGAAAGTTCTCtccacttaatactacagtttaatagtatttatttttatttgtaaataagaGATCTTAAGTTCGCGACAAAGATAAATTTAAACCATGAGACTAAGCTCACCCTCCTCcccattagtgtaaataatatcgttgtaaaaaaaaaagttttcttTGTGGTTTTTATTCTTTGAAATTACCTTtacatattgaaaaattaccTCTATAGACTATCTGTCACCTTATATTTTTGACACAATGctttataatgttgacatgaaaattgacgttaaactatgAGGTAACAAAAAGTCCATAAAAAGttctacttttaaaaaaaaatctccttaCAAAAGGGCTAATAGTTCAACAAAAGAGAAACATATTTTGGCGGAATAAGGGAAACATGCGTTAGCATTCCTCTAACGTATTTtactatgtttaatttttttggttaaacaaAAGGGTTAATAGTTCAACAAAAGATAGAATTTACAAAATAATGTCACATAGGTTGAGAAACCCCAACAGCAATATATTAGAAATTGCTTATGGTTATATTTGCTTACATTTTTTGTTGGTTCATTTCTTATTATGTCATTTCTATTAGGGTTGGGCAAACGGGTCTTGGGCCCGCGGGTAGGGGCGGGTATAGGCGGGGCGGGTACGGGGCGGGTCGGGGCGGGCCTAGGTAATGGCATTCTAAGGTCGGGCCGGTTCCAGATTTATAGAAAAACGGGGccccgaaccggcccgtttgtAATTGAAATGGACGGCCCAGATTGAAAATAAACATACCTTCCAATCATGACCGTTGGTTTTAGGTTTTGCCCTAATAGAGTCTTTGCTCTCTCTCGATCGACCTCGACCTTTCCGTCTCTCATCCTCGATTTTCTTCTTGAAGTCCGACATCACCTCACCGTCTCTGAAGTCCGACATCACCTCTCCGTCTCTGAAGTCCGACCTCACCTCGACCTCGACCTCTCCGTCTTTACTCTCTCTCGACCTCGACCTCGATCTTCTTCTTGATTGTTCTCCTCGACATCTCATCCTAGACCTAGGCACCCGCACAACCCATCTTCCCGATTCTTGTTCACTCTTTCCCGACGACATCACCGCCGTCGCGATCATGAGGTTTGGTTTTTAGTTTATACGCACTTTGCTTTTTGTTCAGTTTCCCATACCAAATTCTGCATCTCTATCGTTTTGCAAGTTGTGCGTTTTGCTTTTCTTCTTCCATTCTCGCATTCGGTCGTCCCCTTTCAAGTCTCACTTTGTGTCCTTTTCAGCTCTTCGTTTATTCACTCAACACCGAATCAGTGTAAgggttttcaacttttgatttttcttttgttttaaactgaaaagtttgattttgatAGATTCGAAAGTATACAAAAGTTGAATCTTTATTTGGGTGAATTTTTAAACCCAGTTTCGCTTATGGATTTTCATGGGTGGTTAAATTGAATTTGGAGGTTTTTATGTGGTCTCAGATGGAAACAGTTATAGTCTTATAGAAGAGATGCAGGATATGAACAGGGTGGAATGttttctattattattatttttttaaaatcaatttggggttttgtttggttttgctaATTTTGTGCTGTTGAAGCCAGCGATTTGTCTACATATTGAACAAGAGACAATGAAACTgatatgttgttttttttttgtttaaaattgaaGAGCCTTTGCCTTCCATCTGTTTTCTCTTTCTGGAATTTCCTTTCTCAGCGTTTTTCAGGCTTATGGTATatactttgtttttttattttatttttttggttcatGATTGGTTTTGCAGGTTTTGTTTGTATAGAGGAGACGGTAACTTGGCTGGTGCATCGTCTGTTTTCAGTCGAGGGTGAGGGTTTAGTTTGTTACGTGGGAGCATCTTTATCTGTTCATttgtcatgttttaattggattaaattttaGGTTGTCCAAATTATAAGCTATGTTGTATTCTCATATATCAGTTTGGTTGGCTCTTATGTTTATGATGGTTCTGATATAGTAGTTCaattaaattttaggttctcCAAATTATAAGCTGCGTTTATTTTGATATATCAATTTGGTTGCCTCTTATGTtttgtgcagtttgcaatctgtgcagtttgcaatctgtgcagttttttgtgcagattgcaatctgtgcagtttgcaatctgtgaatatgtacaattttttttttctttcaaacaaccaaaaaaaaaaatggacccgtggacccggcccgaaccggcccgtttcaaccgcgccgggtaatgtccggttcttatattaaaaaatgtaatctccggcccggcccgccccgttccctttgaacctaggtccggtccggtcccttcaaaattgggcccggcccggcccgtgcccagccctaatTTCTATCTTCCATTCTGAGCCACTTGGAAGCTTAAGGTATACTCTGCTTGATAGATCATTACTGTATTCcctcaaaatattttttggaatCATCTGCACAACAGAAAcatggaaaacaaaaacaatgttATCTGATTTCTTTCGAATGGTTTGTTACGAAAGTATATACCCGACTATCCTATCTGATTGCTTAAATTAATCCGGCGACTATTTAGTACGAAAGGACACCAAACAATCTAGTCCGTACTATTAGTCATATCCGATTCCTTATACTGTGTACCAAACACGGCCTTAGACTCCAAATCTTATTGGGATTCTACTTTAAAGTTACATGATTGCATTTCTAATTAATAGTTGCATTCACGACACAAATAAACTTTTTGTTTAAAAGATGATTTATACATCACAATCATAGGAAGTTGCACCTTGAATAAAACCCCAGGATTGTAAGGCCAAAAATATTTAAAGCACAAAAGTTAACACAGCAAAATACAGAGTGATCCCAGGTATCCATAGACCTTTCTAACTACAGCAAAAAGTGGTCTATTTCGACTGCAAAATGTGGTTGGTACCTGAGGTCTTTCATCCCacttaaaagaaattaataacttTTCCTAATCAACTTCTGAAAATGTGAACTTTCAGCACAATGTCATTTGTCTCGACGAGTTCAAATGTAAGCCATCCACCACAAATGCAAGCCATCCACCAGAAATGATCATTTGTCTCCTCTCATTAGTGTAACCAATCAAATTCACAGGCCAGAATCGCTCTCCGACCTGAAGGGTCGCGGTTTGCGCCTTTCGTAGGGGGAATGTCATGGAAAACTTCACTGGTACATACTGCAAAATATGAATGATAAATAGTGAACATAATTCGTGCATAGTGCATACacaacatatatacacatacgTGCACAAGTAATTAGGTTGGAGTATTTATGTTCGAAGCAATGTTATGTCAACGATCCTACTACCATTGCCTTGGATGTTGGCCCCAAAGTGGCTCTAAAGAAAGGATTTTTATGAGATGAAATTGTTGGCAGCTTCAAGAACCCTTGAAGCCTTCAAACATGAAGGCGTTTGAGTAACCTGATCAGAAATCTTTAACTTTGTGTACTCTCCTACAGTAAAACATACAAAATATAATCTGAGTACCAAAATTTTCTGCATTTTTCACTTTTGTGGACTTGACAATTTCAAGTAAATTAAGGATCAAGAGTGCAACACACCATTTTCACAACCCGATTTGACTTTACATCTGGACCTTCTCTTTATTTCAACTTGATCAATTGCTCCTCCTCCATGGTCTGGATTCcccaaaaattacaaagaaatCCTAGAATCTAAGTTATGATGCAAGCATAATGGAGAAGTATACACTAGCAAATGAACAGATTTACCTGCTGACGAGGAGCACTTTTTAGCTTCTGTGGTGCGGAGAAAGACAACTTCAAATGTAAGTTCATTGCGGTTGATCAATTCAAAAACACATAAATCACCAACTTTCAAGTTGTTTTCCCTTGCAAACACCGACCAACCATTCTGAAATCGAGGTGTTACATCATATTTGAAATTAACTGGCCAGGTGCTTCCATCTAAAATCTGAAGGATTACGTTACTTGAACGCTGCTTGTTAAGATGTGTCCTCACAAACTCGGATGGCAAACCCTAAAATGAAACAGAGACCAGGAAAGACAATAAGAAAGTTTTTTATGAGAGACTATTGTGATTCTGCTCTTTGAGAGGGTATGTGCTTAATCTTTTTCACGCAGAATGTGTTGTACATAAAACATACCAGGTAACTACTATGGATATAAGCTGGTTGAATGGCAACCGGAAATGAAGGGTATGCAGATTTGAAAGCATTGGCTCTCTGAAGAGCCAGAGCTTTTTCGCTTTTGGTCAATGCATGTTCCCTCCCCAACACATCAGGTGTTCGTTTTCGGAATATTGGACTGCTAGACAAGCCTCCAACTTCTTTCATTGTGGGAAAATCATGTTCTCCTATCAGATATTACAAGAAACATAAAGTGGCATCTTAATTTTTTTCGGTAGGAAGGCAGAACAaggtaaaagataaaaataaaactaaatataCATTCCTTACTTTTCACTTCTGATTTAGAGCAATGCGAATCTTTGCTTCTGAATGACTTCTTGATTTCATAAGGTTGAGTCTTTGTTGCTGTGAAGCTGGTGTTGCATTCTGCTGCTTTACTACTCGAACATGTTCTCATTTTCTTGTGTCGCCGAAGACATGGTAATGGAGATTTCTCCCTTGTTTTTCTTGGGCAGGGTGAAAAGTCATCCAAGATTTCGACTGACTCATCGTCTTCATAATCTGTTTCTTCCTCCTCAGGTATTGTTGGATCACTTTGTACTTCATCAGAATCTCTACTAATATCATCATTAGAATCATCATCATGTTTATCAGTTTCTTCCAACTTGCGCATTACTTGTGATTTATCCCTTGATTTTCTCGGGCACAGATCATCCAGGATTTCGACAGATTTATCATCATGGTCTTCATAACCAGTTTCCAAATTCAGGCCTCCACTGCATTCTTTTCCAGCATAAGGATCGTGAGAGCTAGATGTGCCAATTTCCCACTTTCCCCGATCGACAGCTCTAGCTCCTTTGGCATGGCCGCCTTcccaacaataaaaaagaaaataacaaatCGTATGTGTAAGTTATGCATTCGTAACTGAGCACAAATCGAATATAACAACTTATTACATGTAAACCTGGAGACAATACCGCGGTAAAAGACAACTTCAAATGCAAGTTCAATGCCCTTGATCAAGATGAATACGCACACATCTCCAGTTTTCAAATTATTGTCCCTTACAAAATCCAACCAACCACGCTCGAATCGCACTTTCCCTTTTTCGTATAATTTGAGTTTAACACACCAAGTTCCTCCGTCAGGAAGACGAAGGATGGCATTACCATGAGGCTGATGCATAAGATGTCTCTTGGCAAACCCCGCCGGCAAAATCTTCAAAAGAAAACgatatgtttgtttatttgaaAAGAGAGAACATTTGATTATTATTTATGCAAGGGGATTTACCAAATGGCCGAATATGTAGGAGGGCTGCATGGCAACTTTGAAGTGAGGCTTTTCAGATTCGAAATCAATGGCTCTCTGAAGAGCTATAGCTTTATCTTTGTCAGTCAATGGATGCATCCTTGAATAgctccttctttttttcttcggAGGCAAAGGACATGGTAAAGATAAATGTTTCTCCCCCTTTCTTCTTCGGCTTGTAGGAAAATCATCCAAGATTTCAACCGACTCGTCATCTTCGTCATCGGTTTTTTCCTTCTCCGGCAATTTTATGGGATAGTCAACTTCTGTGCAACTTCTATCAAATATGAAGACGTGGAATCTTGAATTCCCTTCATACCCGAAAACAAGCCAAAAAGCGTAGTCAAGAGAGTAAAAGTTGGAGAACTCCGGCCAACCCTTCTCAAACCAAACCTCACCATTACATCTTCTCAGTTCTATTTCCCATTCTGAACCACATGGAAGTCTAAGATATACTGGACTTGATAACTCTTCTCCATATTTCATCACAAATTTCATCGGAACCTTCTGCACATGTCGAAATTTAAGTTAAAAGAACATTTTCTAATctttatgagagagagagagagagagagagagagagagaagcttaCAAGTTTGGTGTCTCTCGATGTGTCATCAAGAATAACTTTGAAAAAATGCGGTATTGTAGATGAAAATGTTGGCCGTAAAGAAGCCATGGTTGAACTGATTCAAAAGCTTTGGGTTTGGAGATGGTTGACGCTTGATATCATATGTGATAGATAAACTTGGAAAGGGATcttctaatccaccaaatcatgaaattttaaaaattacacCAAATCAGAAAATTTGTGTAGTTAAAAATTAATCTAACAGTAACACACAAAgttcattttaaaaattataataattttaaccgttaaatcaaattttaaccgtacgaattttctaaattaaaaaaaaaggatccgGATCCCTTTCAATAAATTCTCTTATAGATTACCGACTAGATAGGTTAATCTCGAGAAGTGAGAAGAGTGGTAAGAGACTATCCCCAGGACACAGAATCTAATGATTTTAATCAGCTGAATAGTCACTGCTTTTTAGTCAGTACTTACTACAACTAGCTACATCCCAACGGACTGCTATGATTGGTTTTCATGAATTCTTTAttaatcttcttttattttctttgtcattTCTAATGAAGGAAAAATCGAGCTTAAATGTTACATTTTGACTTAAATTAAAAGTTATATTTGGGGTTTGATATAAAATTTGAGTCCATGATGAATGAAGCACACGCACGTTATTTTTatgagtttttaaaatttaactgtttagttttcatttattttgttattaggtttcatttttttaaaataaaaataattatcaaataagttttttatttttaattttttttaaaattgaaaactaaaacgAAATACTATCAAACCACCTTAGtctttcaatagttgagttgatGTTAGTTAGCTGTAATTGTACTTGAATTAAGAGGAAATTTtctaattcaaaaaataaatgcaATGTAGTTAAATTTGTATTACAAAAATATAGGTACAACCTTATTGGAGGAAATACTCTCTTTGATGTGACCAACGCTCCAAGTATCAAATTAGACCtgacattcgtgtcgtgttttttatgtttgtgtCATTATAACTCGACCCAAAATCGACCCattaatattttcaaataacaTGACCCGATACGTTacccgttaaggaaaatatattttaaattaataaataatggaAATGAAAAACACaatttgaccccaaaaaaattgaaaacataatattaaatttgtatatgtatataacattgtcacataaatcttacttcaaaacataaaagcaACATTTGTCTTTTAAGTAGTACACACTCtagccactcagtactacggtctgatggtattcctcttcacttggaagtgagaggtcttaggttcgaatctcgtggatgacgaattcgataccaaattaggttgctcattgTGCGACTTAGCCAAACTCCTCCTTATCTCGAGTCGAttcttgccttgttggttatgccgatataggatacttatctgatccgcacaagacacattctcaaatgggttatgtctttaccattggaggcacctc is from Pyrus communis chromosome 10, drPyrComm1.1, whole genome shotgun sequence and encodes:
- the LOC137747818 gene encoding putative B3 domain-containing protein Os03g0621600, with the translated sequence MSSGKSEQESGRWVVRVPRSRMRCRGEQSRRRSRSRSRESKDGEVEVEVRSDFRDGEVMSDFRDGEVMSDFKKKIEDERRKGRGRSRESKDSIRAKPKTNGHDWKIDNLHPSLLLQQIPAAFLMHFNGNVPQQFHLRTSAGTWCVNVEKINDRFFFQKGWKKFVHDNGLEICEFLVFRYAFNLRFYVDIYGRNGCKKEFVTVTGKTERLHEKGHDHVIQRKTPRNHENQNVDNRGLKGSTYGTRTSQGTTPIQDEGYEATDDTDSQTLMHPRWLQVLGKLIPVGETMFLDLKTLFSRLKCGTRISIDTVPSKFVNAHLIEQPSTITLRVSDGRTWRVKLSFTARKKLKIITSRPQQCVPYKFVKTHLADHPSNLTLCVSDGRTWPVNLVYEGPKGRFIGGWSAFRQDNDLKLDDVCVFVLVNKVELFEVAFYRKPEAANICAL
- the LOC137747819 gene encoding B3 domain-containing protein Os11g0197600-like, with translation MHQPHGNAILRLPDGGTWCVKLKLYEKGKVRFERGWLDFVRDNNLKTGDVCVFILIKGIELAFEVVFYRGIVSRFTCGHAKGARAVDRGKWEIGTSSSHDPYAGKECSGGLNLETGYEDHDDKSVEILDDLCPRKSRDKSQVMRKLEETDKHDDDSNDDISRDSDEVQSDPTIPEEEETDYEDDESVEILDDFSPCPRKTREKSPLPCLRRHKKMRTCSSSKAAECNTSFTATKTQPYEIKKSFRSKDSHCSKSEVKREHDFPTMKEVGGLSSSPIFRKRTPDVLGREHALTKSEKALALQRANAFKSAYPSFPVAIQPAYIHSSYLGLPSEFVRTHLNKQRSSNVILQILDGSTWPVNFKYDVTPRFQNGWSVFARENNLKVGDLCVFELINRNELTFEVVFLRTTEAKKCSSSAGKSVHLLVYTSPLCLHHNLDSRISL
- the LOC137746536 gene encoding B3 domain-containing protein At1g49475-like, with the translated sequence MASLRPTFSSTIPHFFKVILDDTSRDTKLKVPMKFVMKYGEELSSPVYLRLPCGSEWEIELRRCNGEVWFEKGWPEFSNFYSLDYAFWLVFGYEGNSRFHVFIFDRSCTEVDYPIKLPEKEKTDDEDDESVEILDDFPTSRRRKGEKHLSLPCPLPPKKKRRSYSRMHPLTDKDKAIALQRAIDFESEKPHFKVAMQPSYIFGHLVNPLA